The following are encoded in a window of Mycolicibacterium tusciae JS617 genomic DNA:
- a CDS encoding cyclopropane mycolic acid synthase family methyltransferase: MAVARKLEPHFEDVQAHYDLSDEFFRLWLDPSQTYSCAYFERDDMTLEEAQLAKIDLALGKLGLQPGMTLLDVGCGWGSTMMRAIERYDVNVIGLTLSENQKAHVERIFAKSDSPRDKQVRLQGWEQFDEPVDRIVSIGAFEHFGFDRYADFFKMAYAALPDDGVMLLHTITALTLPQMADRKIPLTFEVARFVKFILTEIFPGGRLPSIEKVSEYATPAGFTLTRRQSLQLHYARTLDTWAGALAAHKDQAIAVQSEEVYNRYMHYLTGCAHGFRTGYIDVHQFTLAK; this comes from the coding sequence ATGGCTGTTGCACGCAAGTTAGAACCGCACTTCGAAGACGTCCAGGCGCATTACGACCTGTCCGACGAATTCTTCCGGCTCTGGCTGGACCCCAGCCAGACCTACAGCTGCGCCTATTTCGAGCGCGACGACATGACGCTGGAAGAAGCGCAACTGGCCAAAATCGACCTCGCGCTGGGCAAGCTGGGCCTGCAGCCCGGGATGACGCTGCTCGACGTCGGTTGCGGCTGGGGTTCGACCATGATGCGAGCCATCGAGCGCTACGACGTCAACGTCATCGGACTCACCTTGAGCGAGAACCAAAAGGCCCATGTGGAACGGATTTTCGCGAAATCCGACAGTCCGCGCGACAAGCAGGTGCGGCTGCAGGGCTGGGAGCAGTTCGACGAGCCCGTTGACCGCATCGTGAGCATCGGGGCGTTCGAACACTTCGGCTTCGACCGCTACGCCGACTTCTTCAAGATGGCCTACGCCGCGCTGCCCGACGACGGCGTCATGCTGCTGCACACCATCACCGCGCTGACGCTGCCGCAGATGGCCGACCGCAAGATTCCGCTGACCTTCGAGGTGGCGCGGTTTGTGAAGTTCATCCTCACCGAGATCTTCCCGGGTGGGCGCCTGCCGTCGATCGAGAAGGTCTCCGAGTACGCGACTCCGGCCGGGTTCACGCTGACCCGCCGCCAGTCGCTGCAACTGCACTATGCGCGCACTCTGGACACCTGGGCCGGGGCGCTCGCGGCGCACAAGGACCAGGCAATCGCTGTGCAGTCCGAAGAGGTCTACAACCGTTATATGCACTACCTAACGGGCTGCGCGCACGGCTTCCGCACTGGCTATATCGA